A window from Aerococcus sp. Group 1 encodes these proteins:
- a CDS encoding S1 domain-containing RNA-binding protein has protein sequence MTVEVGEKVTGKVTGIVKFGVFVDLGDGNSGLVHISEISDSYIKDINDYLQKGDEVTAIVTKIQPDGKIALSMKDAKGQNQAEPKAQAKHGNSSPKPAKANNSHKKFDRKPQTKTSDFDAMMNNFLKESDDRLTSLKRNTEGKRGGRGGRRG, from the coding sequence ATGACCGTAGAAGTTGGGGAAAAAGTAACTGGCAAGGTTACAGGAATTGTTAAATTTGGTGTATTTGTCGATCTCGGTGATGGAAACAGTGGTTTAGTCCACATTTCTGAAATTTCCGATAGCTATATTAAAGATATCAATGATTATCTACAAAAAGGCGATGAAGTGACTGCGATTGTCACTAAAATTCAACCGGATGGAAAGATTGCCTTATCCATGAAGGACGCCAAAGGCCAAAACCAGGCTGAGCCTAAAGCACAAGCGAAGCATGGCAATAGTAGTCCTAAGCCAGCTAAGGCCAACAATAGCCATAAGAAATTTGACCGTAAGCCACAAACAAAAACCAGTGACTTTGACGCCATGATGAATAATTTCTTAAAGGAAAGTGATGATCGCTTAACTTCCTTGAAGCGTAATACCGAAGGCAAACGTGGTGGCCGCGGTGGCCGTCGCGGCTAA
- the tilS gene encoding tRNA lysidine(34) synthetase TilS, which translates to MLELSQLAQMIYQKLVAEDSDYLASHKPYALAVSGGVDSMVLLRCFETLQAIHGLNFFVIHINHRLRLESEAEQEMMVAYCQERDLDLKVSIWQHGADLAGNVEAKARAFRYHAFGKILKDKASLRLVTAHHSDDQVETGLMRLVHGGHLASFKGMESLSPLYTYPKAQILRPLLEVEKASLYDIARVEGIPYQEDMTNWDKHFQRNRFRQEIIPYLERESGNFKAHFRHFQTDLKALLDLAYPQLNQLLANLFDQEAGCFRIDLEALGQYSQAEQVLLMEMLFQRCEIPELLVFTRTGMEELVDFLNQGAAQGQWALPGHYVLDKVYQAAFIRLKTSPAHYYQTGPELSERPLELEKAVIQLEDFSLSWTLAGQEKHQDTSQSFYLPHSLSDQSLTIRHRQAGDYLKLPSGSQQKIRRFFINEKIAQADRQTSWLIVRGQSWVLGILSQKGQWLYRYPLNGEGPFSQIQRL; encoded by the coding sequence ATGTTAGAGCTCAGTCAACTTGCCCAAATGATTTACCAAAAGTTAGTGGCAGAAGATAGCGACTATTTAGCTAGTCACAAGCCCTATGCCCTGGCGGTTTCTGGTGGCGTGGATTCCATGGTCCTTTTAAGGTGTTTTGAGACACTGCAAGCGATTCATGGGCTAAATTTCTTTGTCATCCATATTAATCACCGCTTGCGCTTGGAGTCAGAAGCCGAGCAGGAAATGATGGTGGCCTATTGCCAAGAACGCGACTTGGACCTCAAGGTGAGTATTTGGCAGCATGGAGCCGATTTAGCTGGCAATGTAGAAGCCAAAGCCCGGGCCTTCCGCTACCATGCCTTTGGAAAAATTCTCAAAGACAAGGCCTCCTTGCGTTTGGTGACGGCCCACCATAGTGATGACCAGGTAGAAACCGGCTTAATGCGCCTAGTCCATGGCGGACACCTAGCTAGTTTTAAGGGTATGGAGTCCCTTAGCCCGCTTTACACCTATCCCAAGGCCCAAATTCTCCGACCTCTTTTAGAGGTAGAGAAAGCCAGCTTATATGACATAGCAAGAGTAGAAGGGATTCCCTACCAGGAAGACATGACCAATTGGGATAAGCACTTCCAACGCAATCGTTTCCGTCAAGAGATTATTCCCTATCTAGAGCGGGAATCTGGTAACTTCAAGGCACATTTCCGTCATTTTCAAACCGACCTCAAAGCCTTATTGGACCTGGCCTATCCCCAGCTCAACCAGCTGCTGGCTAACTTATTTGACCAGGAAGCGGGCTGTTTTCGCATCGACCTGGAAGCCCTGGGTCAGTATTCTCAGGCGGAACAAGTCTTACTAATGGAAATGCTTTTTCAGCGTTGTGAGATTCCAGAACTCTTGGTTTTCACTCGGACGGGAATGGAGGAATTGGTCGACTTTCTTAACCAGGGGGCTGCCCAGGGCCAATGGGCCTTGCCGGGGCATTATGTCTTGGATAAGGTCTATCAGGCCGCCTTTATCCGCTTGAAAACCAGCCCAGCCCACTACTATCAGACCGGGCCAGAGCTATCAGAGAGACCGCTTGAATTAGAAAAAGCAGTGATTCAGCTAGAAGACTTCTCCTTAAGCTGGACTTTGGCTGGTCAGGAAAAGCATCAGGACACTAGCCAAAGCTTTTACTTGCCTCACTCTCTAAGTGACCAATCCCTGACTATCCGCCACCGGCAAGCCGGTGACTATCTCAAACTCCCTTCAGGAAGCCAGCAAAAAATCCGTCGCTTCTTCATTAATGAGAAGATTGCTCAAGCAGACCGTCAGACGTCATGGCTGATCGTCCGAGGCCAGTCTTGGGTCCTTGGAATCTTAAGTCAAAAGGGGCAATGGCTCTACCGCTATCCTCTGAACGGGGAGGGGCCTTTTAGCCAAATTCAGCGACTCTAA
- the hpt gene encoding hypoxanthine phosphoribosyltransferase, whose translation MNQEISDILISTEEIQAINKRLGEEISKDYQDQDLLVVGILKGSFLFMADLIREINVPLEVDFMAVSSYGNGTESGGDVKILKDLEASVAGRHVLLVEDIVDTGYTLQRLAELFKERQAASVKICAFLNKADRRQVKVEADYLGKEIPDAFVVGYGMDYAQKYRNLPYVGGLKSDQA comes from the coding sequence ATGAACCAAGAGATTAGCGATATCTTAATCAGTACGGAGGAAATCCAAGCCATTAATAAGCGCTTAGGCGAGGAAATTTCCAAAGATTATCAAGACCAAGACCTACTTGTGGTCGGAATCCTTAAAGGGTCATTTTTATTTATGGCTGATTTAATCCGAGAAATTAATGTGCCCCTAGAAGTGGACTTTATGGCGGTTTCTAGTTACGGCAATGGCACTGAATCAGGCGGTGACGTCAAGATCCTCAAAGATTTGGAGGCTTCAGTGGCAGGCCGGCATGTCTTATTGGTAGAAGATATTGTCGATACAGGTTATACCTTGCAACGACTAGCCGAACTTTTCAAAGAGCGCCAGGCCGCATCGGTCAAAATATGTGCATTTTTGAACAAGGCTGACCGGCGACAGGTAAAAGTAGAGGCTGATTACCTCGGCAAAGAAATTCCTGACGCTTTCGTTGTGGGATACGGCATGGACTATGCCCAAAAGTACCGTAATCTACCTTATGTAGGGGGTTTAAAGAGCGATCAGGCTTAA
- the ftsH gene encoding ATP-dependent zinc metalloprotease FtsH, with protein sequence MQRKGSKRPNNFFSSGLIIIVIFLALLGIVNFFSSGGNSAASEEINQSEFIQKLKDKEIETVQIKPRAGAYEITGKYREDKEGSESSTSNNIPILNNTELDQAKGFIVHVLPNDSTLSAINQAAEDSGTEVVAQEEDQTNMWISLIMSAIPLIFFVFIMYMMFSQTQGGGRNNPMQMGKSRVEDVSKKSRVKFSDVAGCEEEKEELVELVDFLRAPKKYHDIGARIPKGVLLEGPPGTGKTLLAKAVAGEANVPFYSISGSEFVEMFVGVGASRVRDLFDTAKKNSPAIIFIDEIDAVGRQRGAASGSGGHDEREQTLNQLLVEMDGFEEKDNVIVISATNRSDVLDPALLRPGRFDRQILVGRPDVKGREAILKVHARNKPLAQNVDLKVVAQQTPGFTGAELENVLNEAALLAARLDKKRIEMVDVDEAQDRVIAGPAKPNSQPSLEERRVTAFHEAGHTVCGMVLSDARVVHKVTIVPRGKAGGYAVMLPKEDQTMHSKKNLHEQIVGLLGGRASEEIFFDTQTTGASNDFEQATSLARSMITEYGMSEELGPISYEGNHSMRGTNPYQQKSYSGETAAKIDQELRKVMDQALEEAKDILSQHKEQVRVIAEHLLKLETLNAKQIKSLFENGHLPDDDESQQSGHENEPISYEEAKENLKKSQIERQKKVQEEVDDSKEETISSPEEDRHEDHANETQNDNVPSQGSNDDDQE encoded by the coding sequence ATGCAAAGAAAAGGATCAAAGAGACCCAATAACTTTTTTTCCAGTGGTCTAATTATCATTGTCATTTTCTTGGCGCTACTAGGAATAGTGAATTTCTTCTCGTCAGGAGGAAATTCGGCTGCTTCAGAGGAAATTAACCAATCCGAATTTATTCAAAAACTAAAGGATAAAGAAATTGAAACGGTTCAAATTAAACCTCGCGCAGGCGCCTATGAAATCACCGGGAAGTACCGGGAAGACAAGGAAGGAAGCGAGTCATCAACTTCCAATAATATTCCGATATTAAATAATACTGAACTCGACCAAGCTAAGGGATTCATTGTTCATGTATTACCTAATGACTCAACCCTCTCAGCCATTAACCAAGCGGCAGAAGATTCAGGGACCGAAGTCGTGGCCCAAGAGGAAGATCAAACCAATATGTGGATTAGTTTGATCATGAGCGCCATTCCCTTAATCTTCTTCGTGTTTATCATGTATATGATGTTCTCACAAACCCAAGGTGGGGGACGGAACAACCCCATGCAAATGGGTAAAAGCCGGGTAGAAGATGTTTCTAAGAAATCACGGGTGAAATTCTCTGACGTTGCTGGTTGTGAGGAAGAGAAGGAAGAACTAGTGGAACTGGTTGACTTCCTCCGTGCTCCCAAGAAATACCACGATATTGGTGCTCGGATTCCTAAAGGGGTCCTCTTAGAAGGCCCTCCCGGAACCGGTAAAACCTTACTAGCTAAAGCTGTAGCCGGGGAAGCTAATGTACCTTTCTACTCCATCTCGGGGTCAGAATTTGTGGAAATGTTTGTCGGTGTCGGGGCTAGTCGGGTGCGTGACTTGTTTGATACGGCCAAGAAAAATTCGCCTGCTATCATCTTCATTGATGAAATTGATGCGGTTGGTCGGCAACGGGGCGCAGCTTCAGGGAGCGGTGGCCATGATGAACGTGAACAAACCTTGAACCAACTCTTAGTTGAAATGGACGGTTTTGAAGAAAAGGACAATGTGATCGTGATTTCAGCAACCAACCGTTCTGATGTCTTAGACCCAGCCTTATTACGTCCGGGACGTTTTGACCGCCAAATCTTAGTGGGTCGTCCAGATGTGAAAGGTCGGGAAGCCATTCTGAAAGTTCACGCCCGCAACAAGCCACTAGCTCAAAATGTCGACCTCAAAGTGGTTGCCCAACAAACACCGGGCTTTACTGGGGCGGAATTAGAAAACGTCCTCAACGAAGCCGCCTTATTGGCCGCTCGTTTAGATAAGAAGAGAATCGAAATGGTGGATGTGGATGAAGCCCAAGACCGCGTTATCGCTGGTCCGGCTAAACCAAACAGCCAACCAAGCTTAGAAGAACGCCGGGTAACCGCCTTCCACGAGGCTGGACATACCGTCTGTGGTATGGTCTTAAGCGATGCTCGGGTCGTTCATAAGGTGACCATTGTTCCTCGTGGTAAAGCAGGGGGGTATGCAGTGATGCTACCTAAAGAAGATCAAACCATGCACTCCAAGAAAAACCTTCACGAACAAATTGTGGGGCTGCTTGGAGGACGTGCTTCAGAAGAAATCTTCTTTGACACCCAGACCACTGGGGCATCCAATGACTTTGAACAGGCAACTTCTTTAGCCCGTAGCATGATTACTGAATATGGGATGAGTGAGGAATTAGGTCCGATTTCTTATGAAGGAAACCACTCCATGAGAGGCACCAACCCTTACCAACAAAAATCCTATTCAGGTGAAACAGCAGCTAAAATTGACCAAGAACTCCGCAAGGTTATGGACCAAGCCTTAGAAGAAGCCAAAGATATCTTAAGTCAGCATAAGGAGCAAGTCCGTGTGATTGCTGAACATCTCTTAAAACTTGAGACCTTAAATGCTAAACAAATTAAGAGTTTATTTGAGAACGGTCATTTACCAGATGATGATGAAAGTCAGCAAAGTGGTCATGAAAATGAACCGATTTCTTATGAAGAAGCCAAAGAGAACTTGAAGAAATCTCAAATTGAACGTCAAAAGAAGGTTCAAGAAGAGGTCGATGATTCCAAGGAAGAGACCATTAGCTCTCCAGAGGAAGACCGTCATGAGGATCATGCAAACGAAACTCAAAATGACAATGTCCCTTCCCAAGGATCAAATGATGATGACCAAGAATAA
- the hslO gene encoding Hsp33 family molecular chaperone HslO, translated as MTDKLIKAISKDGFVRCSVIDAGDLVEDAHQRHDTWSAATAALGRTLIGTLLLAGDIKDDARMSVQIKGNGLGGKIVTTANGAGEVKGYIDNPHVSLDLNDQGKLDVRKVVGTEGTFSVTKDLGLKEPFSGQTPIVSGEIAEDFTYYLAASEQIHSAIGLGVLVNPDESVNKAGGWMLQVLPGASEETISRLERTVQDLPHITKLLSQHASLEEIIERLLGEGQANILSTHPISFTCDCTKERFAKGLVSLGSQELKAIIEEDGQAETVCHFCNSHYHYSKDDLEKLLEEAEA; from the coding sequence ATGACAGATAAGTTAATTAAAGCAATTAGTAAAGATGGTTTTGTACGTTGTAGTGTGATCGATGCCGGTGACTTAGTGGAGGACGCCCACCAACGCCATGATACCTGGAGCGCAGCCACAGCCGCTTTGGGACGGACTCTAATCGGGACTTTGCTCTTAGCTGGCGATATTAAAGACGATGCCAGAATGTCGGTTCAAATTAAGGGTAATGGCTTGGGTGGAAAAATTGTCACGACCGCTAATGGAGCGGGCGAGGTCAAGGGTTATATTGACAATCCCCATGTCTCGCTTGATTTGAATGACCAAGGCAAGTTGGATGTCCGTAAAGTGGTTGGTACTGAAGGAACCTTTTCAGTCACTAAGGATCTGGGTTTGAAGGAACCTTTTAGTGGACAAACCCCGATTGTTTCGGGTGAGATTGCCGAGGACTTTACCTATTACCTAGCGGCTTCGGAACAAATCCATTCTGCCATTGGCCTTGGGGTTTTGGTCAATCCGGATGAATCAGTCAACAAGGCGGGCGGTTGGATGTTACAAGTCTTACCGGGAGCGAGTGAAGAAACCATTAGCCGCTTGGAGCGTACGGTACAAGACCTCCCTCACATCACTAAATTACTCAGCCAGCATGCCAGCCTGGAGGAAATTATTGAACGTCTCTTAGGTGAAGGCCAAGCCAATATCTTGTCTACCCATCCGATAAGCTTTACCTGTGACTGCACCAAGGAACGCTTTGCTAAGGGCTTAGTCAGCCTAGGCAGTCAGGAACTCAAAGCCATTATTGAAGAAGATGGTCAAGCAGAAACCGTTTGCCATTTCTGTAATAGTCATTACCACTACAGTAAGGACGACTTGGAAAAACTTCTAGAGGAGGCCGAAGCCTAG
- a CDS encoding pyridoxal-phosphate dependent enzyme: MVEKLDNLLLTIGETPLIKLQRSVPYQAADVYVKLERQNPTGHIKDRSLLNMLEVYEEKGDLASGTRLVVCADFVTIRSLACLAAIKGYDGDFFLNEVVSEADLKALREYGMTIHPLSDPDKVTEQRQAAIESGQKEAAFLLHPDSDYACSVVHQLTTGPEIIEALGGKAPNAFVSAVSTGASLSGIGRALKDASEKTAIYAVEASSQSSLNDLDTASDLPLLDTSLFAEIIRVQDSRAYQEQEWLKVNEGLEVDFQSALAITGAIAVAERLGRGHKVVTIANGR, encoded by the coding sequence ATGGTAGAAAAACTGGACAATTTGCTCTTGACCATTGGAGAGACTCCACTGATTAAATTACAGCGGTCGGTTCCTTATCAAGCAGCGGATGTTTATGTCAAATTAGAAAGACAAAATCCCACTGGTCATATCAAAGACCGTTCCCTATTAAATATGTTGGAAGTCTATGAGGAAAAAGGCGACCTAGCCAGTGGGACTAGGCTAGTGGTCTGCGCTGACTTTGTTACTATTCGTTCATTGGCTTGCCTAGCGGCTATTAAGGGTTATGATGGCGATTTCTTCCTCAACGAAGTGGTCAGTGAGGCTGACTTGAAAGCACTGCGTGAATACGGTATGACCATTCATCCTCTCAGCGATCCTGACAAAGTCACTGAGCAAAGACAAGCAGCCATTGAAAGCGGACAAAAAGAAGCAGCATTCTTGCTTCATCCTGATAGTGACTATGCCTGCTCGGTGGTCCACCAGCTGACTACGGGGCCAGAAATTATTGAGGCCTTAGGGGGGAAAGCTCCGAATGCCTTTGTATCAGCGGTATCAACAGGAGCTAGTCTCTCTGGTATTGGCCGGGCCCTCAAAGACGCGTCGGAAAAGACCGCTATTTATGCTGTGGAAGCAAGTAGTCAATCAAGCTTAAATGATCTCGACACGGCTAGCGACCTTCCCCTCCTAGATACCAGTCTCTTTGCTGAGATTATCCGGGTCCAAGACAGCCGCGCTTACCAAGAACAAGAGTGGCTAAAGGTCAATGAAGGCCTTGAAGTCGACTTTCAATCAGCCCTAGCAATTACCGGAGCGATTGCCGTTGCCGAACGCCTAGGCCGGGGGCATAAGGTAGTTACCATAGCTAATGGACGATAA
- the dusB gene encoding tRNA dihydrouridine synthase DusB: MIKIGNIEITNPIAVAPMAGVSNAAFRTIVKAQGAGLVVCEMISDQGIHFRNKKTLSMLHIEDEEWPLSVQIFGGQADSLAEAAQFIEANTKAAIIDINMGCPVNKVVKTDAGSKALLDPNEVYNRVKMVADAVSIPVTVKMRTGWDDDHILAVENALAAQEAGAKMIAMHGRTREQMYTGKANWNIIKQVSQKLSVPFYGNGDIRTPEEAKYALDNYGVDGVMVGRGCLGNPWVIHRMVHYVETGELLPEKTGLERIEACKDHLTRLVDLKGESVGVREFRSMVAYYLKGIPRSAKVKVACTQADSYQEVVDLLNDFAKATKEREKAPKRQRLSREERLAQREAAKNH; the protein is encoded by the coding sequence ATGATCAAAATCGGCAATATTGAAATCACTAACCCCATTGCGGTCGCTCCGATGGCTGGTGTCTCTAACGCCGCCTTTCGAACCATTGTCAAGGCCCAGGGAGCGGGACTGGTTGTTTGTGAAATGATTTCTGACCAAGGAATTCATTTTAGAAATAAAAAGACCCTATCCATGCTACATATTGAGGATGAAGAGTGGCCGCTTTCCGTGCAGATCTTTGGCGGTCAAGCCGACTCCTTAGCGGAAGCAGCCCAATTTATTGAAGCCAATACCAAGGCTGCCATCATTGATATCAACATGGGCTGCCCGGTCAATAAAGTGGTGAAGACCGATGCTGGATCTAAGGCGCTCTTAGATCCTAATGAAGTCTATAATCGGGTAAAGATGGTTGCCGATGCAGTCTCCATCCCAGTCACAGTGAAAATGCGGACAGGTTGGGACGATGACCATATCCTAGCCGTGGAAAATGCTCTGGCTGCTCAAGAAGCTGGCGCGAAGATGATTGCTATGCACGGCAGAACCCGGGAGCAAATGTATACCGGTAAGGCTAACTGGAATATTATCAAGCAAGTCAGTCAAAAGCTCTCTGTGCCTTTTTACGGTAATGGGGACATCCGAACTCCCGAAGAAGCCAAGTACGCCCTCGACAATTATGGGGTTGATGGTGTCATGGTGGGACGGGGTTGCCTAGGTAACCCCTGGGTAATCCACCGTATGGTTCATTACGTGGAGACCGGCGAACTCTTACCTGAAAAAACAGGTCTAGAACGGATTGAAGCCTGCAAGGACCACTTGACCCGACTGGTTGACTTAAAAGGGGAAAGTGTTGGGGTCCGGGAATTTCGTTCCATGGTGGCTTATTATCTCAAAGGAATCCCTCGTTCGGCTAAGGTCAAGGTGGCCTGCACCCAGGCTGATTCCTACCAAGAAGTCGTCGATCTATTAAACGATTTCGCTAAGGCGACTAAAGAGCGTGAAAAAGCGCCTAAACGCCAACGCTTATCACGGGAAGAACGTTTAGCACAAAGAGAAGCTGCTAAAAACCATTAA